In one Helicoverpa zea isolate HzStark_Cry1AcR chromosome 5, ilHelZeax1.1, whole genome shotgun sequence genomic region, the following are encoded:
- the LOC124630281 gene encoding palmitoyltransferase ZDHHC18-like, whose product MASRRVTRKWEVFAGRNRFWCDGRLMTAPHPGVFALTLALICGTCALHFAFDCPFLAARVSAAVPAAGAALCALTLAALLRTALSDPGIIPRAAPAEAAALEAAEAGRPPPRAREVLVRGRPVKLKYCFTCKMFRPPRASHCSLCDNCVDRFDHHCPWVGNCVGKRNYRYFYTFVVSLSFLAVFVFACAVTHVALLARGAGLAAALRATPASAVVAAVCFLSVWSVLGLAGFHTYLASTDQTTNEDIKGSFSTRRGVSNPNPYSRGNACANCWHVLCGPLAPSLIDRRGVFTVDVKDELPPSFVRALSAPAAAPPAPAAPPAPLAGSYTNLFEGGYMNRSLDLDPVPLQATPEPRRRPRSPAPFALSAPPAPAPAGLSASRLRLLHDTTMIDAALDLDEPEPPPHLAPGPLHAVPVHAAPGPLHAVPVHAAPARALAAL is encoded by the exons ATGGCCTCGCGCCGCGTGACGCGCAAGTGGGAGGTGTTCGCGGGCCGCAACCGGTTCTGGTGCGACGGGCGCCTGATGACGGCGCCGCACCCCGGCGTGTTCGCGCTCACGCTGGCGCTCATCTGCGGCACGTGCGCGCTGCACTTCGCCTTCGACTGCCCGTTCCTGGCGGCGCGCGTGTCGGCCGCGGtgccggcggcgggcgcggcgctgtGCGCGCTGACGCTGGCGGCGCTGCTGCGCACGGCGCTGTCGGACCCCGGCATCATCCCGCGCGCCGCGCCGGCCGAGGCGGCGGCGCTGGAGGCGGCGGAGGCGGGCcggccgccgccgcgcgcgcgcGAGGTGCTGGTGCGCGGCCGCCCCGTCAAGCTCAAGTACTGCTTCACGTGCAAGATGTTCcggccgccgcgcgcctcgCACTGCTCGCTGTGCGACAACTGCGTGGACCGCTTCGACCACCACTGCCCGTGGGTGGGCAACTGCGTGGGCAAGCGCAACTACCGCTACTTCTACACGTTCGTGGTGTCGCTGTCGTTCCTGGCGGTGTTCGTGTTCGCGTGCGCGGTGACGCACGTGGCGCTGCtggcgcgcggcgcggggctGGCGGCGGCACTACGCGCCACGCCCGCCTCGGCCGTGGTGGCGGCCGTGTGCTTCCTGTCCGTGTGGTCGGTGCTGGGGCTGGCCGGCTTCCACACCTACCTCGCCTCCACCGACCAGACCACCAACGAGGAC ATCAAGGGTTCTTTTTCCACACGCCGTGGCGTGTCTAATCCGAACCCGTACTCGCGCGGCAACGCCTGCGCCAACTGCTGGCACGTGCTGTGCGGCCCGCTCGCGCCCAGCCTCATCGACCG GCGCGGCGTCTTCACCGTCGACGTGAAGGACGAGTTGCCGCCGAGCTTCGTGCGCGCGCTgtccgcgcccgccgccgcgccgcccgcgcccgccgccccgcccgcgccgcTCGCGGGCAGCTACACCAACCTGTTCGAGGGCGGCTACATGAACCGCTCGCTGGACCTGGACCCCGTGCCGCTGCAGGCCACGCCcgagccgcgccgccgcccgcgctcgCCCGCGCCCTTCGCGCtcagcgcgccgcccgcgcccgcgcccgccggcCTCAGCGCCTCGCGCCTGCGCCTGCTGCACGACACCACCATGATCGACGCCGCGCTCGACCTGGACGAGCCCGAGCCGCCGCCGCACCTGGCGCCCGGGCCCCTGCACGCGGTGCCCGTGCACGCGGCGCCCGGGCCCCTGCACGCGGTGCCCGTGCACGCGGCGCCCGCGCGCGCGCTGGCGGCGCTCTGA